A DNA window from Aquarana catesbeiana isolate 2022-GZ linkage group LG01, ASM4218655v1, whole genome shotgun sequence contains the following coding sequences:
- the LOC141132840 gene encoding olfactory receptor 5V1-like yields the protein MTVAANSMVISVVCFDSRLHTPMYFFLVNLAIIELLYTTAITPNTLNNVLKEAKGISFVGCFVQMFTFITLGGSECILLGMMAYDRYVAICQPLLYTVIMNKSLCIYMAITCWTVGLITSLVNTALTATLPYCRDHLIRHYFCEIPPLLKLSCKNTHINELVVFLFGGSVILGSLLLTLISYTFVIRAVIKIPSASGKKKAFSTCTSHLLVVSMFFGTAILTYLRPSSQSFYNKDHIFSLAYTVVTPLINPLLYSFRNKDVQRALWKILQSWRAITYRGARFS from the coding sequence ATGACTGTGGCTGCAAATTCCATGGTTATATCTGTTGTCTGCTTTGATTCCCGTCTTCACACTCCTATGTATTTCTTTTTGGTCAACCTCGCTATAATTGAGTTATTGTATACTACAGCAATCACTCCAAATACTTTAAACAACGTGTTAAAGGAAGCCAAAGGAATCTCATTTGTAGGCTGTTTTGTTCAAATGTTTACATTTATAACTTTAGGGGGCTCAGAATGCATTCTGCTTGGTATGATGGCATATGATAGATATGTTGCTATATGCCAACCTCTATTGTATACTGTAATCATGAACAAGTCCCTTTGCATCTATATGGCAATTACCTGCTGGACTGTTGGGTTAATAACTTCATTAGTGAACACTGCTCTTACTGCTACATTACCCTATTGCCGTGACCACCTTATTAGACATTATTTCTGTGAGATTCCACCACTTTTGAAGCTATCTTGCAAGAACACGCATATTAATGAATTAGTGGTctttctttttggtggcagtgtGATACTGGGCTCCCTTCTTCTAACTCTTATCTCATACACCTTTGTTATTCGTGCAGTAATCAAGATCCCCAGTGCCAGCGGAAAGAAAAAGGCTTTCTCCACATGTACTTCTCATCTCCTCGTGGTCAGCATGTTCTTTGGGACAGCTATCTTAACATATCTCCGTCCATCTTCACAGTCATTCTATAATAAGGATCACATATTTTCTCTGGCATATACTGTAGTCACTCCACTTATCAATCCTTTATTATACAGTTTTAGGAATAAAGATGTTCAGAGGGCACTATGGAAGATCTTACAGTCGTGGAGGGCAATCACTTATAGAGGTGCCAGGTTTTCTTAG